One region of Qipengyuania gaetbuli genomic DNA includes:
- the queG gene encoding tRNA epoxyqueuosine(34) reductase QueG: MQEELRAEASALGFAACGFTAAATDPVRAERLDQWLGEGRHGSMEWMETRKAERASPQGLWPDARSVIALGMSYAPDVDPLALEGDPEKVRISVYAQGRDYHDVVKKALKALARWLIARAPDSQLKVFVDTAPVMEKPLGEAAGLGWQGKHTNMVSREHGSWLFLGAIYSTLEFQPDPPGRDSCGSCRACQDACPTDAFPAPYRLDARRCISYLTIEHKGPVDKEFRAALGNRIYGCDDCLAVCPWNKFADTAHRHLKLAPRDELVAPDLVQFLEFDDAGFRQFFSGSPIKRIGRDRFVRNCLYAAGNSGNAGLLPQVERLRADPDPVVADAADWAAARLRSFP, translated from the coding sequence ATGCAGGAGGAATTGAGGGCCGAGGCCAGCGCGCTGGGCTTTGCGGCCTGCGGCTTCACGGCGGCCGCCACCGATCCCGTGCGCGCCGAGCGGCTCGACCAATGGCTTGGCGAAGGCCGCCACGGATCGATGGAGTGGATGGAAACGCGCAAGGCCGAACGCGCCTCTCCGCAAGGACTTTGGCCGGACGCGCGGAGCGTCATTGCCCTCGGTATGAGCTATGCGCCGGACGTCGATCCGCTCGCGCTGGAAGGCGATCCCGAGAAGGTGCGGATTTCCGTTTATGCCCAGGGCCGCGACTATCACGATGTGGTGAAGAAGGCGCTGAAGGCGCTCGCCCGCTGGCTCATCGCGCGCGCGCCCGACAGCCAGCTCAAGGTGTTCGTCGATACCGCCCCGGTGATGGAAAAGCCGCTGGGCGAGGCTGCGGGGCTCGGCTGGCAGGGCAAGCATACCAACATGGTCAGCCGCGAGCATGGCAGCTGGCTGTTTCTCGGCGCAATCTATTCAACTCTCGAGTTCCAACCCGATCCGCCCGGTAGGGACAGCTGCGGTTCGTGCCGCGCCTGCCAGGACGCCTGCCCGACCGATGCTTTCCCCGCGCCCTACCGGCTCGATGCAAGGCGGTGCATTTCCTACCTCACGATCGAGCACAAGGGGCCGGTGGACAAGGAGTTTCGTGCCGCGCTCGGCAACCGGATTTACGGCTGCGACGATTGCCTTGCGGTGTGCCCGTGGAACAAGTTCGCCGATACGGCCCACCGCCATTTGAAACTGGCACCGCGCGACGAGCTGGTTGCGCCCGATCTCGTGCAGTTCCTGGAATTCGACGATGCGGGGTTCCGCCAGTTCTTCTCCGGCTCGCCGATCAAGCGGATCGGGCGCGACCGTTTCGTGCGCAACTGCCTTTACGCGGCCGGGAACAGCGGGAACGCCGGCCTGCTGCCTCAGGTCGAGCGCTTGCGCGCCGATCCCGATCCGGTGGTCGCCGACGCCGCCGACTGGGCGGCGGCACGGCTCAGATCATTTCCTTGA
- a CDS encoding NAD(P)/FAD-dependent oxidoreductase — MEHFDVVIVGSGHGGAQAAIALRQAGHEDSILIASRDRNPPYERPPLSKDYLAGEKPFEKILIRPEKFWAERNVTFRLGANANEVDPLAHTLALSDDTKVTYRKLIWAAGGDARRLSCPGADLGGMHTIRNRRDTDALKSEIEAGAKRAVIVGAGYIGLEAAAVLRKMDCAVTVVEMQDRVLARVAGPELSAFYAEEHRSHGVDLRLETGVERIEGENGRVTGVTLSTGETIPCEIVIVGIGIVPSVGPLIAAGAAGSNGVDVDSFCRTSLDDVYAIGDCAAHANPYAGNAVIRLESVQNANDMASVAAKSIMGDKQDYDAVPWFWSNQYDLRLQTVGLSLGHDACVLRGDPAERKFSVIYLKEGCVIALDCVNNTRDYAQGRKLVETRAEIDPALLADTTVALKEMI; from the coding sequence ATGGAGCATTTCGACGTCGTCATCGTGGGATCGGGTCACGGCGGAGCGCAGGCGGCAATCGCCTTGCGCCAGGCTGGGCACGAGGACAGCATCCTCATCGCCAGCCGCGACCGCAACCCGCCCTATGAGCGCCCGCCGCTGTCGAAGGATTATCTCGCCGGCGAGAAGCCCTTCGAGAAGATCCTCATCCGGCCGGAGAAGTTCTGGGCCGAGCGCAATGTCACGTTCCGGCTCGGTGCCAACGCCAACGAGGTCGATCCGCTGGCGCACACGCTGGCACTGTCGGACGATACCAAGGTCACCTATCGCAAGCTGATCTGGGCGGCCGGCGGCGATGCGCGGCGCCTGTCATGCCCGGGCGCCGACCTCGGCGGCATGCACACGATCCGCAACCGGCGCGACACCGATGCGCTCAAGAGCGAGATCGAGGCCGGCGCAAAACGCGCCGTCATCGTGGGCGCGGGCTATATCGGGCTCGAAGCGGCCGCCGTGCTGCGCAAGATGGATTGCGCCGTGACAGTGGTCGAAATGCAGGACCGGGTGCTCGCCCGTGTCGCAGGCCCGGAACTCTCTGCTTTCTATGCCGAAGAGCACCGCAGCCACGGCGTCGACCTGCGGCTAGAAACCGGGGTCGAGCGGATCGAGGGCGAGAACGGCCGCGTAACCGGCGTGACGCTGTCCACCGGCGAAACCATCCCTTGCGAGATCGTGATCGTCGGCATCGGGATCGTGCCTTCCGTCGGTCCCCTGATTGCAGCGGGCGCTGCCGGCAGCAACGGGGTCGACGTCGACAGCTTCTGCCGCACCTCGCTCGACGATGTCTATGCGATCGGCGACTGCGCTGCCCACGCCAACCCATACGCTGGCAATGCGGTCATCCGGCTGGAATCGGTCCAGAATGCCAACGACATGGCGAGCGTCGCAGCCAAATCGATCATGGGCGACAAGCAGGATTATGACGCCGTGCCGTGGTTCTGGTCGAACCAGTACGACCTGCGCCTGCAGACCGTCGGCCTTTCGCTGGGCCACGATGCCTGCGTGTTGCGCGGCGATCCGGCGGAACGCAAGTTCTCGGTAATCTACCTCAAGGAAGGCTGCGTCATCGCGCTCGACTGCGTGAACAACACGCGCGATTATGCGCAGGGCCGCAAGCTGGTCGAGACGCGGGCCGAGATCGACCCTGCACTGCTCGCCGACACCACCGTGGCGCTCAAGGAAATGATCTGA